Within Amycolatopsis sp. FDAARGOS 1241, the genomic segment TCTCGGTGATCGTGAGCACCACGTCGGTCGCGGTCACGCCGGCCGGGATCTCGCCGGTGAGCTTGAAGCCGACGACGCGCGGGATGAGCATCGACACCGGCTGGCCCAGCATGGCGGCCTCGGCCTCGATGCCACCGACGCCCCAGCCCAGCACGCCGAGGCCGTTGACCATCGTGGTGTGCGAGTCGGTGCCGACGCAGGAGTCCGGGTAGGCCTGGCCGTTGCGGGACATCACCGTGCGGGCCAGGTGCTCGATGTTGACCTGGTGCACGATGCCCGTGCCCGGCGGGACGACCTTGAACTCGTCGAAGGCACCCTGGCCCCAGCGCAGGAACTGGTAGCGCTCGCGGTTGCGCTCGTACTCGATCTCCACGTTGCGCTCGAAGGCGTCGGCGCGGCCGAACACGTCGATGATCACGGAGTGGTCGATGACCAGCTCGGCCGGGGCCAGCGGGTTGACCTTGTCCGGGTCGCCACCCAGGTCGGTGACGGCCTCGCGCATGGTGGCGAGGTCGACGACGCACGGCACACCGGTGAAGTCCTGCATGATCACGCGGGCCGGCGTGAACTGGATCTCGATCGACGGGTCGGCGCTGGGGTCCCAGCCGCCGAGCGCGCGGATGTGGTCGGCGGTGATGTTCGCGCCGTCCTCGGTGCGCAGCAGGTTCTCGAGCAGGATCTTCAGGCTGTAGGGCAGGCGCTCGGCACCCTCGACCTTGTTCAGGCGGAAGACCTCGTACGAGGCGTCTCCCACCTTCAGCGTGTCTTTGGCGCCGAAGCTGTCCTTGCTGGCAGGTGCAGTCACGTCTAACTCCAGTGGCATGGACTCGCGCCTTTGCGGGCGTCCGTCCCGGGTCAGTTCGGTGTGTGTTCGGTGTGTTCCACGGCTCTCGGGGAGACCACGGCCGAGTCTTGCGCACCCCCACCGTAGGACCGGAATCGGGATGGCACATGTCGTCCGTCGACCCAAACAGTACGCGTGTCCTGTATTCACTTCAAGACGGCACGCGGGGTGAGCTGGGCCATTCGGACACGCCAGACCCCGGGGGTCCCCCGATGAGGGGAAATGGTGTCTACGGTGTGTGAGTTCCGCCTGAGGCTTGTGATAGTGGTGTGACTGCAGTGGCACGCGGTGTGATCACTGCTGCTCGGCGCAGGTGAAGCGGAGGTGGCGGGTCGTGGTGGTCCGGCGTGGACGGGTCGGCAGACCGGGCGTGCGGCGTGGGCTCACCGTCGGCGCCTTCGCGCTCGTGGTCCTGTTCGGAGCAACGGGCACGGGCCTGGCGGTGCCGCCGCCCCCGCCGAACCCGAGCGACTCCGAGCTCGACTCCTCGAAGGCCGCGGCCAGTGAGAAGGCCGGCGAGGTCGGCAAGCTCACCAACCAGCTCGCGCAGGCCGAGCAGAAGCTCAGCTCGCTGCAGGACGACGTCGAGCTGAAACAGGAACAGGCCATGAAGGCCCTGGTCGACCTGCAGACCGCGCAGGACGCCGCGGCGCAGGCCGAGCAGGCGGCGCAGGCTGCGCGCAAGGAGGCCGACGCGGCCGCGGGCGCGATCGAGAAGGCGCGCCAGGACCTGAAGACGTTCGCCGCCGCCAGCTTCGAACAGGGCAGCACGGTCGGTTCCGTCGCCGCGTACCTCACCGCCGACAGCCCGAAGGACCTGCTCGCGCGCGCCCAGATGCTCGACGCCATCGGCGGTTCGCGGCTCAACGCGCTGGACCGGCTCGAGCAGGCGCAGACGGCGAAGTCCAACAAGGACGCCGCCGCGCGCAAGGCCGTCGAGGTCGCGCAGCAGAAGCAGGACGCGGCGCGGCAGGCCAAGTCGGGTGCGGACGCGGCGCAGGCCGCGGCCGTGCAAGCCCAGCAGTCGCAGGCCACGCAGAACCAGCAGCTCGAGGCGAGCAAATCCTCGGTGGAGCAGCAGCTTTACGCGGCGCAGTCCAAGGTCAACGGCCTGCAAGGCCAGCGGCAGCGGTACCAGGACTGGCTCGCGCAGAAGCAGCGCGAGGACGAGGAGCGCGCCCGTCAGGCGGCGCTGGGCAAGCACCCGTCGGGCGGCGGGGGAGGTGGCCGGCCGTCACCGGCGGCGGGGTCGTCGATCGAGGCCGTGATCGCGCGGGCGCTGTCGCAGCTGGGCCGCCCGTACGCGTGGGGTGGCGGCAACGGCAGTGGCCCCACCCGCGGCATCCACGACGGCGGCGTCGCCGACATGTACGGCGACTACCGCAAGATCGGCTTCGACTGCTCCGGCTTGATGATCTACGCCTTCGCCGGCGTCCGGGCCCTCCCGCACTACAGCGGTTACCAGTACACGTCCGGCCGCCGCGTCCCGCTGTCCCAGATGCGCCGCGGCGACATGCTCTTCTGGGGCGGCCCCGGCGGTATCCACCACGTCGCCCTGTATCTCGGCGGTGGGCAGATGGTGGAGGCCCCGCAGTCCGGCTCGTACGTGCGCGTGACCGCTGTGCGCTACGGCGGCATCATGCCGTACGCGACCCGGCTGATCGGCTGACGACCTGGGCTTTCTTGTTCCGCAGCCCGGTGGCGCGGTCGGTGACACGGTGCCCGCCGTCGTCGGGGATGGCGCCCAGCTTCTTGATGTCGACATGCACCAGGTCGACGGGTGCGGCGTGCTCGTAGCGACGGACCGGCCGGCTGGGGGCCCGGTCGAGATGGGCCGGCCGGGAACATCGGTAACGAACCAGGACCCGGAGCACCGTGGACGGGTTGAGCCCGAGCAGAGAGGCGATCCGGGCTGGTGTCCACCGGCGGGCCACCGAGACCTTGATGATCCTTCGCTCGGTTCTGCTGGGCGTCTGGTTCGGGCTGCTGCGTGGTCGGCTGGACCTGTCGTGCCAGGTCGGCTTCGCCGTGCTCGCGGTCGCGGTCGGGCCATCGCAGCACGGTGGACACCGGCACCTGGAACCGCTCCGCAGCCCGCCGCAGAGACCAGCCCTCGTCCACGACAGTGCGGAAGCCACAGCCTGCCGGTCGGAGTCAGGGGTGCGTCGGCGTGGGTCACGAGGGTCTCCGTTGAGCGGTGTAGGCGTCGCAATCCACACCGGGCCCTCCCTCCCGCCAAGATCATCCGATTCGTGTCACCACAATCGCAACCTCCCCGGGCAGGACACCTACGCTCGTCCCGTGACCTGGGCCGGGGTGCGGAAGCGGGTCGGGCACTTGGCGCGGCGCCACGGTGCTGCTTCGGTGTTCGGCGCGGCGGAGCACCGGTTCCGGCTCGATCCGGCGCTGAGCGAACGCGACGTGGCCGCGGTCGAAGAGCAGTTCGGCGCGGTCGTGCCCGCGGAGTACCGCGGTTTTCTGCTCGAGGTCGGCGCCCGCGGCGCCGGGCCCGGCTACGGGTTGTTCGGGTTCCGGCGCGCGAACGGGCGGTGGGGGTTCGCCGGCGACCAGCAGCGGGGCCACGACCAGGTGGATCTGCGGACCGCGTTCCCGCACCGGACGGACCTTCCACCACCCCGCGTGGCCGGATCTCACCGACGTCCCGGAATTCGAGCGGCGCGAGTTCGCGCGGGCCCTGGACGCCCGCCAGGAAGCGGCGACCCGGGGCACGCTGCCGTTGTGCCACCAAGGGTGTGGTCACTACGACCTCCTGGTCGTCACCGGGCCGGACCGCGGCGCGGTGTGGGCGGACGCGGCAGCCGCGACGGCGGGATCGGCCCGCTCGCCGACCCGCCCGGCCGCACGACGTTCGACCGCTGGTACCTCGGCTGGCTCGATTCGGCCGAGGCGGGTCTGGAGCGGCTCAGCCGGGACGGCGAACGTAGGGCGTCGTGGTCGTCACGGCGGTGAAGCCGAGCCGTTCGAGGATCGGGGGGCTCGGGGGCAGGGCGTCCACCTGCAGGTAGCGCACGCCGCGAGCTTTCGCGATGGCCACGCGGTGCGCGACGAGCGCCCGGTAGAGCCCCCGGCCGCGCCACTCGGGGCGTGTCGCGCCGCCCCAGAGACCGGCGAACGTGGTGCCCCCGACGAGTTCCAGGCGGGCCGCGGAGACGAGCTGTCCGGCCGCTTCGGCGACGACGTGGGTGGTGGTGCCGTCGTCCTCGGCGGCGCGAGCCAGGAGTTCGCGGACGACGGCGTCGGCGTCACTGTCGAACACGGCGGCGCTCAGTTCGGCGATGCGGCGCAGGTCGTCCGGCCCGGCCGCTTCCCGCACGGTCACCGCGGCCGACGGCGGCGCCGACGCGGTGACCGCGTCGACCGGGGCGATGAGGACCGTTTCGGTCTCCTCGGGCGTGAACCCCGCGGCGAGCAAGCGCGCCGGCAGTTCGGCCGGCCGGTCGTACGCGCGGGTCTTCCACTCGAACTCCTCACCACGTGCGGCGAAGAACCGGACCTGGCGCTCGATCAGCGCCGCCAG encodes:
- a CDS encoding NlpC/P60 family protein, with amino-acid sequence MVRRGRVGRPGVRRGLTVGAFALVVLFGATGTGLAVPPPPPNPSDSELDSSKAAASEKAGEVGKLTNQLAQAEQKLSSLQDDVELKQEQAMKALVDLQTAQDAAAQAEQAAQAARKEADAAAGAIEKARQDLKTFAAASFEQGSTVGSVAAYLTADSPKDLLARAQMLDAIGGSRLNALDRLEQAQTAKSNKDAAARKAVEVAQQKQDAARQAKSGADAAQAAAVQAQQSQATQNQQLEASKSSVEQQLYAAQSKVNGLQGQRQRYQDWLAQKQREDEERARQAALGKHPSGGGGGGRPSPAAGSSIEAVIARALSQLGRPYAWGGGNGSGPTRGIHDGGVADMYGDYRKIGFDCSGLMIYAFAGVRALPHYSGYQYTSGRRVPLSQMRRGDMLFWGGPGGIHHVALYLGGGQMVEAPQSGSYVRVTAVRYGGIMPYATRLIG
- a CDS encoding SMI1/KNR4 family protein; translated protein: MTWAGVRKRVGHLARRHGAASVFGAAEHRFRLDPALSERDVAAVEEQFGAVVPAEYRGFLLEVGARGAGPGYGLFGFRRANGRWGFAGDQQRGHDQVDLRTAFPHRTDLPPPRVAGSHRRPGIRAARVRAGPGRPPGSGDPGHAAVVPPRVWSLRPPGRHRAGPRRGVGGRGSRDGGIGPLADPPGRTTFDRWYLGWLDSAEAGLERLSRDGERRASWSSRR
- a CDS encoding GNAT family N-acetyltransferase produces the protein MHDTLLAAYDAQVRTAELTTAEPGTRLERDGPVARISGARRGFVVGEPDLGMTGPELAALIERQVRFFAARGEEFEWKTRAYDRPAELPARLLAAGFTPEETETVLIAPVDAVTASAPPSAAVTVREAAGPDDLRRIAELSAAVFDSDADAVVRELLARAAEDDGTTTHVVAEAAGQLVSAARLELVGGTTFAGLWGGATRPEWRGRGLYRALVAHRVAIAKARGVRYLQVDALPPSPPILERLGFTAVTTTTPYVRRPG